From Astatotilapia calliptera chromosome 19, fAstCal1.2, whole genome shotgun sequence, a single genomic window includes:
- the tyro3 gene encoding tyrosine-protein kinase receptor TYRO3 isoform X4, translating to MKLLLWIVVLSLRSPAGSCGSGVVFTKHPSNQTVSQGNEVRLGCAVEGVTEPEITWMKDGEKLYSTDQVFLTLGEQHWETSHSVKSVQQQDAGQYWCEVEFHGLTFSSERAWITVEGVPHFTQEPQDVAMFAGTPFNLTCAAIGPPEPVEVLWWLGGVQEGEPRPSPSILHVPGVNSSIKFYCEAKNARGVSVSRTGTAHIKELPEAPVSLQIVGMVDNNVTLSWKPGVTGHSELSTCIVQVSRRSTRRWDLPQREVQVPPYLHTLTGLRSHANYSTRVSCVNEVGASPFSPWLHFHTPEAVPSAAPRNLTFDLSEQQLFLKWAELQVDELQGRLLAYKVQWTVGGEAQEPLLFKENSAHLSGGGRFFNASFQVAACTAVGCGPWSSPVLLLPPSAQVRVPRSHMWVGLLLGLLVATIVGLLLAVVAQRRGKEMQFGSAFKSPGAETSVSFTAARSFNRNVTDLQESTLDGLCINDELKNKLKDVLISERRLTLGHMLGKGEFGSVREAFLKTEDSSVQKVAVKVLKSDITSSGDIEQCLKEAAYMKDFHHPNVIQLIGVSLHRRPGQRLPIPMVVLPFMKHGDLHTFLLLSRLGDEPFDLSLHTLVRFMLDISQGMEYLSSKNIIHRDLAARNCMLNEDMTVCVADFGLSKKIYSGDYYRQGSVSKLPVKWIALESLADNVYTTQSDVWAFGVTMWEIMTRGQTPYPGVENSEIYEFLIKGERLKKPADCRDDIYEIMHSCWSPVPKCRPSFQQLVGQLEALWVSLLPASPQKEPLFYVNLEGDNGEHGEGARAQGPEEAAAASNWGVPWQRQVEHEEKDWLIGSGAAFAIGGDYRYITGPCGVSEEEAGGRWPTDTLQEEARDEDDDDVVINV from the exons atgaagctgctgctgtggaTCGTCGTGTTATCCCTGCGGAGCCCCGCGGGGAGCTGTGGGAGCG GTGTGGTGTTCACAAAGCATCCGTCCAATCAGACGGTGTCTCAGGGGAACGAGGTGCGGCTGGGCTGTGCAGTAGAAGGCGTGACGGAGCCGGAGATCACCTGGATGAAGGATGGCGAGAAGCTGTACAGCACAGATCAGGTGTTCCTCACACTGGGAGAGCAGCACTGGGAGACATCACACAG TGTGAAGTCGGTCCAGCAGCAGGATGCGGGTCAGTACTGGTGTGAGGTGGAGTTCCACGGCCTGACCTTCTCCTCTGAGCGAGCCTGGATTACAGTGGAAG GAGTTCCTCACTTCACCCAGGAGCCTCAGGATGTGGCGATGTTCGCCGGCACACCCTTCAACCTGACCTGTGCCGCCATCGGCCCCCCCGAGCCCGTGGAGGTGCTGTGGTGGCTGGGAGGAGTCCAGGAGGGGGAGCCCAGACCCTCACCTTCCATCCTTCACGTCCCAG gtGTGAACAGCAGCATCAAGTTTTACTGTGAAGCGAAGAATGCCAGGGGCGTCTCCGTGTCCAGAACTGGAACCGCTCACATCAAAG AGCTGCCAGAGGCTCCGGTCAGCCTGCAAATCGTTGGGATGGTGGATAACAACGTAACGTTGTCATGGAAACCGGGAGTCACTGGTCACTCTGAACTGTCCACCTGCATCGTCCAG GTGTCGAGGCGCTCCACCCGCAGGTGGGACCTCCCACAGCGGGAGGTCCAGGTTCCTCCTTACCTCCACACTCTGACTGGTCTGAGGAGTCACGCCAACTACAGCACCAGGGTCTCCTGTGTGAACGAGGTGGGGGCGTCGCCCTTCTCACCCTGGCTGCACTTTCACACACCTGAAGCAG TGCCCTCCGCGGCCCCCAGGAATCTGACATTTGACCTCTCGGAGCAGCAGCTGTTTCTGAAGTGGGCGGAGCTTCAGGTGGACGAGCTGCAGGGTCGACTGTTGGCCTACAAGGTGcagtggactgtgggaggagagGCTCAG GAGCCACTCCTCTTTAAGGAGAACTCCGCCCACCTCTCTGGAGGTGGTCGTTTCTTTAACGCGTCCTTCCAGGTGGCGGCCTGCACGGCGGTGGGCTGTGGGCCGTGGAGCTCcccggtgctgctgctgcccccTTCAG CGCAGGTCCGGGTCCCGCGGAGCCACATGTGGGTCGGTCTGCTGCTCGGCCTCCTGGTCGCCACCATCGTCGGGCTGCTGCTGGCTGTCGTCGCTCAGCGCCGCGGGAAGGAGATGCAGTTTGG CTCGGCCTTCAAGTCTCCGGGTGCAGAGACCTCAGTGTCCTTCACAGCAGCGCGGTCCTTCAACAGGAACGTGACGGACCTGCAGGAGTCCACCT TGGACGGTCTCTGCATCAACGACGAGCTGAAGAATAAACTGAAGGACGTTTTGATTTCTGAGCGGCGGCTGACGCTCGGACACATGCTGGGAAAAG GTGAGTTCGGCTCAGTGCGTGAGGCCTTCCTGAAGACTGAGGACTCGTCTGTCCAGAAGGTGGCGGTCAAAGTACTGAAAT CTGACATCACCTCGTCAGGTGACATCGAGCAGTGTCTGAAGGAGGCGGCCTACATGAAGGACTTCCACCATCCCAACGTCATCCAGCTCATCG GAGTGAGCCTCCACCGGCGTCCCGGCCAGCGGCTGCCGATCCCGATGGTGGTTCTGCCGTTCATGAAGCACGGAGACCTGCACACCTTCCTGCTGCTGTCCAGGCTGGGAGACGAGCCGTTT GACCTGTCTCTGCACACGCTGGTCCGGTTCATGTTGGACATCTCGCAGGGAATGGAGTATCTGAGCAGCAAGAACATCATCCACAGAGACCTCGCCGCCAGAAACTGCAT gctgAACGAGgacatgactgtgtgtgtggcagACTTCGGCCTCTCTAAGAAGATCTACAGTGGCGATTATTACCGTCAGGGCTCCGTCTCCAAACTGCCCGTCAAGTGGATCGCTCTGGAGAGTCTGGCTGACAACGTGTACACCACGCAGAGCGATGTG tgggcGTTTGGCGTGACGATGTGGGAGATCATGACTCGCGGTCAGACTCCGTATCCTGGCGTGGAAAATTCGGAGATCTACGAGTTCCTGATCAAAGGAGAACGTCTGAAGAAGCCGGCCGACTGCAGAGACGACAT ATATGAGATCATGCACAGCTGCTGGAGTCCTGTCCCTAAATGTCGGCCCAGCTTCCAGCAGCTGGTCGGCCAGCTGGAGGCGCTGTGGGTCAGCCTGTTGCCCGCCTCCCCTCAGAAGGAGCCGTTATTCTACGTCAACCTGGAGGGCGACAATGGCGAGCATGGGGAAGGAGCCCGGGCCCAAGGGCCTGAGGAGGCGGCGGCGGCTTCAAACTGGGGCGTCCCATGGCAGCGGCAGGTGGAGCACGAGGAGAAAGACTGGCTGATTGGGTCTGGGGCGGCGTTTGCCATCGGTGGTGACTACAGGTACATCACCGGCCCCTGTGGAGTCTCCGAGGAGGAGGCAGGGGGAAGGTGGCCCACAGACACGTTACAGGAGGAGGCGAGGGACGAAGATGACGACGACGTCGTCATCAACGTGTGA